A single genomic interval of Longimicrobiaceae bacterium harbors:
- the purF gene encoding amidophosphoribosyltransferase, which yields MCGIAAVSGVPDAAKLVFLALYSLQHRGQEAAGIVSVDTTSPDGSRIHKGTGLVSDAFSAADLEGLKGSLAVGHIRYSTAGGAGLHNAQPLLVRYSEGDLSLAHNGNLTNAQELRGRLVREGALFQTTIDSEVIVHLVARSRREGVDAQIDDALSQLEGAFSVLITVGDTLYAARDRHGFRPLVLGYKDGGYVLASETCALDIVGARYIRDIEPGEVLKIRDGELTRLRPLGAYTPPAACVFELVYFARPDSHLWGQSVDRARRAFGRRLALEQPAEADCVISVPDSANSAALGFAEASGVPFELGLIRNHYVGRTFIEPSQAGRDFKVRLKYSPVREVLEGKRVVVVDDSLVRGTTSQGLVRMLREAGATEVHFRLASPPVRHPCFYGIDMPTREELIASRMDTDEIREHLGVDSLGYLSLEGMLDAVAADGLSFCSACFSGDYPAPLVDLERGYAVAAGCD from the coding sequence ATGTGTGGAATCGCGGCGGTCAGTGGTGTTCCGGATGCCGCTAAGCTGGTGTTCCTGGCGCTGTACTCACTGCAGCACCGCGGACAGGAGGCGGCAGGGATCGTGTCTGTGGACACGACCAGCCCGGACGGAAGCCGGATCCACAAGGGCACCGGGCTGGTCTCCGACGCGTTCAGCGCCGCCGACCTGGAGGGGCTGAAGGGTTCGCTCGCGGTCGGTCACATCCGCTACTCGACGGCCGGGGGCGCTGGTCTGCACAACGCACAACCCTTGCTGGTCAGGTACAGCGAAGGGGATCTCTCGCTCGCTCACAACGGAAATCTCACGAACGCGCAGGAGCTGCGCGGCAGGCTCGTGCGGGAGGGGGCGCTCTTCCAGACCACCATCGATTCCGAGGTGATCGTGCACCTCGTGGCCCGCTCGCGCCGGGAAGGAGTGGACGCGCAGATCGACGACGCGCTCTCGCAGCTCGAGGGCGCGTTCTCCGTTCTCATCACAGTGGGGGACACCCTCTATGCCGCGCGCGACCGGCACGGCTTCCGACCACTGGTGCTCGGCTACAAGGACGGAGGCTACGTGCTCGCCTCGGAGACCTGTGCGTTGGACATTGTGGGCGCGCGCTATATCCGCGACATCGAGCCCGGCGAGGTCCTCAAGATCCGGGATGGCGAGCTGACCCGCCTGCGCCCGCTGGGCGCCTACACGCCACCCGCGGCGTGCGTCTTCGAGCTCGTCTACTTCGCGCGGCCCGACTCGCACCTGTGGGGGCAGTCTGTCGATCGGGCGCGGCGCGCCTTCGGGCGGCGGCTGGCGCTGGAGCAGCCCGCGGAGGCAGATTGTGTGATCTCCGTTCCGGACTCCGCCAACTCGGCGGCGCTCGGATTCGCCGAGGCCTCCGGGGTCCCTTTCGAGCTGGGGCTCATCCGGAACCACTACGTCGGTCGCACCTTCATCGAGCCGTCGCAAGCGGGACGCGACTTCAAGGTCCGCCTGAAGTACAGCCCCGTGCGCGAGGTGCTCGAGGGTAAGCGCGTGGTGGTGGTGGACGACTCGCTGGTCCGGGGCACCACCTCCCAGGGTCTGGTGAGGATGCTGCGGGAAGCCGGGGCAACGGAGGTCCACTTCCGGCTCGCTTCGCCGCCGGTGCGCCACCCTTGCTTTTACGGCATCGACATGCCGACCCGGGAGGAGCTGATCGCCTCTCGCATGGACACCGATGAGATCCGCGAGCACCTGGGAGTGGACTCGCTCGGATACCTGTCTCTGGAAGGAATGCTCGACGCGGTTGCCGCCGACGGGTTGAGCTTCTGCTCCGCCTGCTTCTCGGGCGACTACCCTGCTCCACTGGTCGATCTGGAGCGTGGATATGCAGTCGCGGCCGGGTGTGATTGA